A window from Triticum aestivum cultivar Chinese Spring chromosome 6D, IWGSC CS RefSeq v2.1, whole genome shotgun sequence encodes these proteins:
- the LOC123145260 gene encoding heat shock 70 kDa protein 17: protein MAPRLLLLALVAAAVAVPPASAAVASIDLGSEWLKVAAVHLAPGRAPIAVAINEMSKRKSPALAALADGNRLAGEEAAGITARHPAKVFSRMRDLLAKPFPYARALADSLFLPYDLVQDARGAAAVRADDGQVYTVEEIVAMVLHYASGIADAHVGLPVRDAVVAVPPYFGQAERRALTQAAQLAGFNVLALVNEHAGAALQYGIDKDFSNESRHVIFYDMGSGSTYAALVYYSSYSAKEFGKTVSVNQFQVKDVRWNSKLGGLEMEMRLVNYFADQFNKQLGNGDDIRQSPKAMAKLKKQVKRTKEILSANTAAPISVESLYNDIDFRSTITREKFEELCADLWEQALTPIKDVLTHSGMKIGDIYAVELIGGATRVPKLQSKLQEFLGRSELDKHLDADEAIVLGASLHAANLSDGIKLNRKLGMIDGSTYGFVFEIDGPDYVKDESTDQVLVPRMKKMPIKLFRSIRHTKDFDVSLSYDKASELPPGVSSHKFAEYAISGLTETSEKYGSRNLSAPIKANLHFSLSRSGIISLDRAEAVIEITEWVEVPKKNVTLETNTTDETLSAESGTTDSKENSSSGSDADNSSTTNDESNVQDTITEKVLKKRTFRVPLKVTEKTAGPASTLSKELYSEAKSRLDVLNKKDAERRRTAELKNNLESYIYSMKEKLEESTDMLAVSTEQERESFTAKLSEVQDWLYMDGEEAQANEFQERLDQLKAMGDPILFRMSELKARPAACGSARLYLTELQKIVKNWDTSKPWLPKKRVDEVVSEADKLKTWLEEKEALQKSTPVHSSPAFTSEEVYQKVLALQNKVSSVNRIPKPKPKVEKKPAKEEANKEKTDSSESASSESESTEKPSESDAPEKNNDSEPESHDEL, encoded by the exons ATGGCGCCGCGTCTCCtgctcctcgccctcgtcgcggcgGCCGTGGCCGTGCCGCCGGCGAGCGCCGCGGTGGCGAGCATCGACCTGGGCTCCGAGTGGCTCAAGGTGGCCGCCGTGCACCTCGCCCCGGGCCGCGCGCCGATCGCCGTCGCCATCAACGAGATGTCCAAGCGCAAGTCCCCCGCGCTCGCCGCGCTCGCCGACGGCAACCgcctcgccggcgaggaggcggccggCATCACCGCGCGCCACCcggccaaggtcttctcccgcatGCGCGACCTCCTCGCCAAGCCCTTCCCCTACGCGCGGGCCCTCGCCGACTCGCTCTTCCTCCCCTACGACCTCGTCCAGGACGCGCGCGGCGCCGCCGCGGTGCGCGCCGACGACGGCCAGGTCTACACCGTCGAGGAGATCGTCGCCATGGTGCTCCACTACGCCTCCGGGATCGCCGACGCCCACGTCGGCCTGCCCGTGCGGGACGCCGTCGTCGCCGTGCCGCCCTACTTCGGCCAGGCCGAGCGCCGGGCCCTCACGCAGGCGGCCCAGCTCGCCGGCTTCAACGTCCTCGCGCTCGTCAACGAGCACGCCGGCGCCGCGCTGCAGTACGGGATCGACAAGGACTTCTCCAACGAGTCGCGCCATGTCATCTTTTACGACATGGGCTCAGGCAGCACCTACGCCGCGCTCGTCTACTACTCGTCCTACAGCGCCAAGGAGTTCGGGAAGACGGTGTCTGTCAACCAGTTCCAG GTTAAGGATGTCAGATGGAACTCCAAACTTGGAGGCCTTGAAATGGAAATGCGTCTGGTAAACTATTTTGCCGATCAATTTAACAAGCAGCTTGGCAATGGGGATGACATCCGTCAGTCTCCTAAAGCAATGGCTAAGTTGAAGAAGCAGGTCAAGCGCACCAAAGAAATTCTGAGCGCAAATACTGCTGCTCCGATCTCAGTTGAATCTCTATATAATGATATCGATTTCAG GAGCACCATAACACGTGAAAAATTTGAAGAGCTCTGTGCAGATTTATGGGAGCAGGCTCTGACTCCAATCAAAGATGTGCTCACGCATTCAGGCATGAAAATTGGTGACATATATGCTGTAGAGCTAATTGGAGGAGCTACCAGGGTACCAAAACTGCAG TCTAAGCTGCAGGAATTCCTGGGACGGAGTGAGCTAGATAAGCACCTTGATGCTGATGAAgcaattgttcttggtgcctcactGCATGCTGCTAATCTAAGTGATGGGATTAAGTTGAACCGCAAATTGGGGATGATTGACGGTTCTACTTATGGTTTCGTGTTTGAAATAGATGGTCCAGATTATGTCAAAGATGAAAGTACTGATCAAGTACTGGTTCCAAGGATGAAAAAGATGCCAATAAAG TTGTTCAGGTCCATTAGACATACTAAGGACTTTGATGTCTCTCTCAGCTATGACAAAGCTTCTGAATTGCCCCCAGGTGTTTCATCGCACAAGTTTGCAGAGTATGCCATATCAGGCCTGACAGAAACCAGTGAAAA GTATGGAAGCCGCAATTTATCTGCACCCATCAAAGCAAATCTACATTTTTCTTTGAGTAGAAGTGGAATTATTTCTCTTGATAGGGCAGAAGCAGTGATTGAGATAACTGAATGGGTTGAAGTTCCAAAGAAGAACGTAACACTAGAGACTAATACCACCGATGAGACTTTGTCTGCTGAATCAGGAACAACTGATAGTAAGGAGAATTCTAGCTCAGGAAGTGATGCTGATAATTCGAGCACTACCAATGATGAGAGCAATGTGCAAGATACTATTACAGAGAAGGTGCTGAAGAAAAGAACCTTCAGGGTTCCATTGAAG GTCACTGAAAAAACAGCTGGTCCTGCATCAACCCTTTCAAAGGAACTGTATTCTGAGGCAAAAAGTAGGTTAGATGTACTTAATAAGAAGGATGCTGAGCGGAGGAGAACTGCTGAACTGAAAAATAACCTTGAGTCTTACATATACTCTATGAAGGAAAAG TTGGAGGAAAGCACAGATATGTTGGCCGTCTCAACTGAACAGGAGAGGGAATCTTTTACAGCGAAACTCAGTGAG GTGCAGGATTGGCTCTATATGGATGGTGAAGAGGCTCAAGCAAACGAATTTCAAGAGCGCCTTGATCAGCTTAAGGCCATGGGCGACCCAATTCTTTTCAG AATGAGTGAGTTAAAAGCCCGACCAGCAGCTTGCGGAAGTGCTCGATTGTATCTTACTGAGCTACAAAAG ATTGTTAAGAACTGGGATACAAGCAAACCATGGCTTCCAAAAAAGAGAGTAGATGAGGTCGTAAGTGAAGCAGATAAACTGAAAACTTGGTTGGAGGAGAAGGAAGCCCTACAGAAGAG CACCCCTGTCCACAGCTCGCCTGCTTTCACATCTGAAGAGGTCTACCAGAAAGTTTTAGCCCTACAAAATAAG GTCTCTAGCGTCAATAGGATCCCAAAACCAAAACCCAAGGTTGAGAAGAAACCCGCAAAGGAGGAAGCTAACAAGGAGAAGACGGACTCTTCAGAATCTGCATCCAGCGAGTCTGAATCCACGGAGAAGCCGTCGGAATCAGATGCCCCTGAGAAGAATAACGATTCGGAACCAGAATCCCATGACGAGTTGTGA